One window from the genome of Leptospira johnsonii encodes:
- a CDS encoding suppressor of fused domain protein translates to MNQTAEPKILYQEANPYGSLTAYLEDDGRTVYLYLQAEESPDFAIKSVWVCNRIDAPKTRTDLDLRSGLAPFLTEEEVTDPKGQPEFDPKEIHFIWSEEGNGVSLFYKEELIAYLPPWSGIKGFHGYSKFTKADTITAYPLGNTEYGVIPDRINQDRNFWEYRSTKGIWKNIQESRLAYLEYVFGKHDKYWSADGGKYPQLGIVRFAPKNMPGVYVYSTVGMSAQNLPSVELYRKDYENYARVELVCAVKVSDEDRSESWVPHQIGEIIRYPWVMSKWFGHGHSIAMNRRDPEALYLSFSSLAIREIGKEEGFPELTELKSERGNPIKFLALIPISEEERVFIEERGAEEFFSLLDSTQSKWIHNPERQSTI, encoded by the coding sequence ATGAACCAAACTGCTGAACCTAAAATTTTATACCAAGAAGCTAATCCTTACGGATCCTTAACCGCGTATTTGGAAGACGACGGAAGAACCGTTTATCTCTATCTACAAGCGGAAGAAAGCCCCGATTTTGCGATCAAATCCGTATGGGTATGCAATCGTATAGACGCACCTAAAACAAGAACCGATCTAGATCTAAGGTCAGGACTTGCACCATTCTTAACGGAAGAAGAAGTTACCGATCCTAAAGGCCAACCTGAATTCGATCCTAAAGAGATCCATTTTATTTGGTCGGAAGAAGGAAACGGAGTCTCCTTATTTTATAAAGAAGAATTGATCGCATATCTTCCTCCTTGGTCTGGAATCAAAGGATTTCATGGATATTCTAAATTTACAAAAGCGGACACAATCACCGCTTATCCTTTGGGAAACACAGAATACGGAGTGATCCCGGATCGTATCAACCAAGACAGAAATTTTTGGGAATATAGATCTACAAAAGGAATTTGGAAGAATATACAAGAATCCAGACTTGCTTACCTAGAATACGTATTTGGCAAACATGATAAGTATTGGTCTGCCGACGGTGGAAAATATCCTCAACTAGGGATAGTAAGATTCGCTCCTAAGAATATGCCGGGTGTTTATGTATATTCTACAGTAGGAATGAGCGCACAAAACCTTCCTTCTGTAGAGTTGTACAGAAAAGATTACGAAAACTATGCTAGAGTGGAGTTAGTCTGCGCGGTAAAAGTCTCAGACGAAGATAGATCCGAAAGTTGGGTCCCTCATCAAATTGGTGAGATCATTCGTTATCCTTGGGTCATGAGCAAATGGTTTGGACATGGGCATTCTATCGCGATGAACAGAAGAGATCCGGAAGCTTTGTACTTAAGTTTTAGTTCTCTTGCAATCAGAGAGATAGGAAAAGAAGAAGGATTCCCTGAATTGACTGAACTAAAGTCCGAAAGAGGAAATCCGATCAAATTTCTGGCCTTAATCCCGATTTCAGAAGAAGAAAGAGTCTTTATCGAAGAAAGAGGAGCGGAAGAGTTCTTTTCTTTATTGGATTCTACTCAATCCAAGTGGATCCATAATCCGGAAAGACAATCTACAATTTGA